From Candidatus Angelobacter sp., one genomic window encodes:
- a CDS encoding M20/M25/M40 family metallo-hydrolase translates to SLELRKPVREPLPMLGLGGSVGTDGEGIEAPVLVVSSFEELRRHQSDARGRIVVFNAPFVDYGQTVAYRLAGAIEAARAGAVASLTRSITPFSLRTPHTGMMTYSNGVPEIPHAAISVEDAEQLQRWQNRGMGIVAHLKMSAKFLEDARSRNVVAEIVGREKPGEIVLISGHLDSWDVGQGAQDDGGGCLAAWEAVRLMHKLGLRPRRTVRVVLWTNEENGLRGAKAYAERHRGELDGHVLAIESDNGTYPPTGFAFSGTDRGISFVRRVGAYLDPLHAGSVVPGGGGADVEQLSPSRVSVMELSVENSKYFWFHHTVADTTDKVNPHDLGQCAAALAVMAYIVADLPESLPR, encoded by the coding sequence TCCCTTGAATTGCGGAAGCCGGTTCGCGAACCCCTGCCCATGCTGGGTCTGGGCGGAAGCGTGGGCACGGATGGCGAAGGCATCGAAGCGCCGGTTCTGGTTGTAAGCAGTTTCGAGGAACTGCGTCGGCACCAAAGCGACGCGCGTGGCAGGATCGTTGTGTTCAATGCGCCGTTCGTTGATTACGGCCAGACCGTGGCCTACCGCTTGGCCGGCGCCATTGAGGCCGCCAGGGCCGGCGCGGTCGCCAGCCTCACGCGCTCCATCACGCCGTTTTCACTGCGCACGCCGCACACGGGCATGATGACGTATAGCAATGGCGTGCCGGAGATACCACACGCAGCGATCAGCGTTGAAGATGCGGAACAATTGCAACGCTGGCAGAATCGTGGCATGGGCATTGTCGCCCACTTGAAAATGTCGGCGAAATTTCTGGAGGACGCGCGGTCGCGAAATGTGGTCGCAGAAATTGTCGGTCGCGAAAAGCCTGGAGAGATTGTGCTGATCAGTGGTCATCTCGATTCGTGGGACGTTGGCCAGGGCGCGCAAGATGATGGCGGCGGCTGTCTCGCGGCCTGGGAAGCGGTCCGGCTCATGCACAAGTTGGGGTTGCGCCCGCGCAGGACGGTGCGGGTGGTGCTTTGGACCAATGAAGAGAACGGACTGCGCGGCGCGAAGGCCTATGCGGAGAGACATCGCGGCGAGCTTGACGGTCATGTTCTGGCGATTGAGTCCGACAACGGAACATATCCGCCGACCGGATTCGCATTTTCGGGGACCGACCGTGGGATCTCCTTCGTCAGGCGTGTAGGTGCATATCTGGATCCGCTCCACGCCGGAAGCGTCGTGCCCGGGGGCGGGGGAGCAGATGTCGAACAGCTTTCTCCTTCTCGCGTCTCGGTTATGGAGTTGTCGGTCGAAAATTCCAAATACTTCTGGTTCCATCACACAGTCGCCGACACGACGGACAAGGTGAATCCGCACGATCTAGGTCAATGCGCCGCCGCGCTCGCGGTCATGGCTTATATTGTCGCCGACCTG